The Engystomops pustulosus chromosome 1, aEngPut4.maternal, whole genome shotgun sequence genome has a window encoding:
- the LOC140118288 gene encoding gastrula zinc finger protein XlCGF66.1-like, with protein MERDRDKMAESVLHLTLEILYRLTGEDYTLVKKTSSERCPAPVYEEWGGPLHPIPGSPPHPLIHEEMNVQEILELTMKMAELLTGEVPIRCQDVAVYFSMEEWEYVEGHKDLYQDVMMEDPRPLTSPVTSRERRSPERCPRPLLPQDDQVGGDLPYDL; from the exons ATGGAGAGAGACCGGGACAAGATGGCGGAGAGCGTCCTAcacctcaccctagagatcctctaccggctcacaggagag gattacacattaGTGAAGAAGACGTCTAGTGAGCGCTGtccggcccctgtgtatgaagaatgggggggacccctgcaccccatcccggggtctccccctcaccccctgatacatgaggagatgaatgtacaggagatcctagaactgaccatgaagatggcggagctgctgactggagag gttcctataaggtgtcaggatgtggctgtctatttctccatggaggagtgggagtatgtagaaggacacaaggatctgtaccaggacgtcatgatggaggacccccggcccctcacatcaccag tcacatccagggagagaagatccccggagagatgtccccgtcctcttctaccacaggatgatCAGGTAGGTGGAGATCTCCCCTATGACCTGTAG